In one Brevibacterium sp. CBA3109 genomic region, the following are encoded:
- the selD gene encoding selenide, water dikinase SelD yields MDTPQPRLTEFAHGGGCACKIPPGELEEAVKGLTGQSGPDVLVGLDDGDDASAVRVRDDLAVLSTADFFTPVVDDAYDWGRIAAANALSDIYAMGGTPVTAINLVGWPREKLPMELLTEVLRGGLDVAAQANCPVAGGHSIDDPEPKYGMAVTGIAHPDELMRNDAAEVGLPLTLTKPIGVGILNNRHKRTGEYFAEAVATMTELNADAALAALAAGVRAATDVTGFGLLGHLFKMCRASGVGAIIDAAAVPRLGGVDESIADGCVSGGTRRNLDWVRPNLTTDDSVTEDELFLLADAQTSGGLLIVGEIPGHPIIGEIVVGSGVHVR; encoded by the coding sequence ATGGACACCCCTCAGCCTCGCCTGACCGAATTCGCCCACGGTGGAGGTTGCGCCTGCAAGATCCCGCCGGGCGAGCTCGAGGAAGCAGTCAAGGGGCTGACCGGTCAGTCCGGCCCCGATGTCCTCGTCGGCCTCGACGACGGCGATGACGCATCCGCCGTCCGTGTTCGCGATGACCTCGCAGTGCTCTCGACGGCCGACTTCTTCACCCCAGTCGTCGACGACGCCTACGACTGGGGTCGGATCGCGGCCGCGAACGCACTGTCTGACATCTACGCCATGGGCGGGACTCCAGTCACCGCGATCAACCTCGTCGGTTGGCCACGAGAGAAGCTGCCGATGGAGCTGCTCACCGAGGTGCTGCGCGGAGGGCTCGACGTTGCCGCCCAAGCCAACTGCCCTGTCGCCGGTGGGCATTCGATCGACGATCCCGAGCCCAAGTACGGCATGGCCGTCACCGGCATCGCCCACCCCGATGAGCTCATGCGCAATGATGCCGCCGAGGTGGGCCTGCCCTTGACCCTGACGAAACCGATCGGTGTGGGGATCCTCAACAATCGACACAAGCGCACCGGTGAGTACTTCGCCGAGGCGGTCGCGACGATGACCGAGCTCAATGCCGATGCCGCGCTGGCGGCACTGGCCGCAGGCGTACGGGCAGCCACCGATGTCACCGGTTTCGGACTGCTCGGCCACCTATTCAAGATGTGCCGTGCTTCAGGCGTGGGAGCAATCATCGACGCGGCTGCGGTGCCCCGCCTCGGCGGAGTCGATGAGTCGATTGCGGACGGCTGCGTCTCCGGGGGAACCCGCCGCAACCTGGACTGGGTTCGCCCCAATCTGACGACTGATGATTCCGTGACCGAGGACGAACTGTTCCTCCTCGCCGATGCGCAGACTTCCGGCGGCCTGCTCATCGTCGGCGAGATCCCGGGCCACCCGATCATCGGGGAGATCGTCGTCGGGTCTGGTGTGCACGTGCGGTGA
- the nrfD gene encoding NrfD/PsrC family molybdoenzyme membrane anchor subunit, with product MSTSEYDSYRPPELDRGRKKRRRGGRPGGGPGGNGGAGRGGGQGWKNRGADGNREMPMVEDVEFSSYYGRPIVKAPPWGDEISLYLFLGGLAGGSSLLGLGAQFSDRPGLRIATRLIAITATGVGGAALVADLGRPERFLNMMRVFKVSSPMSLGTWILSGFGVGSGVLAAIEADRLTGLRLPLGPLRSLLHAMETPAAFESALFATPLAAYTGALLGDTAVPTWNAAGRNGLSYVFVSSAAVAAGGAAMALAPVRETGPARLLALAGAAGEAFAMNRMKQGMHPAEVDPLEDGEPGRKLHRAEKLLIAGAIGTAAVEVGARVFTEKLGRGGSTGVAGLAVRVAGAAGRRSWKTRAALRAVSVVSGAALAAASAYTRFGVLEAGIESTKDPRHVVEPQRARLEERRARGIVDDSITTGV from the coding sequence TTGAGCACTTCCGAATACGATTCCTACCGCCCACCTGAGCTCGATCGCGGTCGAAAGAAGCGTCGCCGAGGTGGTCGACCCGGCGGCGGTCCGGGCGGTAACGGCGGCGCCGGCCGTGGCGGCGGCCAGGGATGGAAGAATCGCGGTGCCGACGGCAACCGCGAGATGCCGATGGTCGAGGACGTCGAATTCTCCTCCTACTACGGCCGGCCGATCGTCAAGGCTCCACCATGGGGCGATGAGATCTCGCTCTATCTGTTCCTCGGCGGACTGGCCGGAGGCTCTTCGCTGCTTGGACTCGGCGCCCAATTCAGCGATCGTCCGGGATTGCGCATCGCCACCAGGCTGATCGCGATCACCGCGACAGGTGTCGGGGGAGCGGCACTGGTGGCCGACCTCGGCCGGCCCGAACGCTTCCTCAACATGATGCGGGTATTCAAGGTCAGCTCGCCTATGAGCCTGGGCACCTGGATCCTGTCTGGATTCGGAGTCGGCTCAGGAGTCCTGGCCGCGATCGAGGCGGATCGATTGACCGGGCTGCGGCTGCCGTTGGGTCCGCTGCGCAGCCTGCTTCATGCGATGGAGACGCCAGCGGCATTCGAATCAGCTCTCTTTGCGACACCGCTGGCCGCATACACCGGGGCGCTGCTCGGCGACACCGCGGTCCCCACCTGGAACGCCGCCGGCCGAAACGGCCTGTCGTACGTCTTTGTGTCCTCGGCGGCCGTGGCTGCCGGGGGAGCGGCCATGGCTCTGGCTCCGGTGCGGGAGACCGGACCAGCGCGTCTGCTCGCGCTCGCTGGTGCCGCCGGCGAGGCGTTCGCGATGAATCGGATGAAGCAGGGCATGCATCCTGCCGAGGTTGACCCGCTCGAAGACGGCGAGCCCGGCCGCAAACTCCACCGGGCGGAGAAGCTGCTCATCGCCGGTGCGATCGGCACTGCTGCTGTCGAAGTGGGGGCCCGGGTGTTCACGGAGAAGCTGGGTCGCGGGGGCAGTACTGGTGTTGCCGGTCTCGCAGTTCGGGTCGCGGGGGCTGCGGGCAGACGCAGCTGGAAGACTCGAGCTGCACTGCGCGCCGTCTCGGTTGTCAGCGGTGCGGCATTGGCGGCCGCCTCGGCGTACACGCGCTTCGGAGTTCTCGAAGCCGGCATCGAATCGACGAAGGATCCGCGCCACGTCGTCGAACCGCAGCGCGCTCGCCTCGAAGAACGCCGCGCCCGTGGAATCGTCGACGACTCGATCACCACCGGGGTTTGA
- a CDS encoding 4Fe-4S dicluster domain-containing protein → MSTTVENDAVADGHWHGSAQERKGFFTDTSICIGCKACEVACKEWNNNPQDGTFELLGSSYDNTGSLGANTWRHVAFIEQDGERIEAARESGRKLVNLGMPAIRPRTDESAGAQPLGGALGAAQSGSNGAGASGGGLPSTPPMGIDLLAPGALSPSDPEDIAKLDTTPPDTEDFRWLMSSDVCKHCTHAGCLDVCPTGALFRTEFDTVVVQNDVCNGCGTCVAGCPFGVIERRDDGTINTPTDRDRSAADMDVPDKNTANKCTLCYDRLVDGQEPACAQTCPTESIKFGDHDDMVDKAHARVAQLHSQGLTEARLYGANPNDGVGGTGSVFLILDEPEVYGLPPDPRVATKDLPQMYAKAGMAALGMVAAAGLAFLGSRR, encoded by the coding sequence ATGTCGACGACTGTCGAGAACGACGCTGTTGCGGACGGGCACTGGCACGGTTCCGCGCAGGAGCGCAAAGGGTTCTTCACCGATACGTCGATCTGCATCGGCTGTAAGGCCTGCGAGGTCGCGTGCAAGGAGTGGAACAACAACCCGCAGGACGGGACCTTCGAACTTCTCGGTTCCTCGTACGACAACACGGGCAGCCTCGGAGCCAACACGTGGCGCCATGTCGCCTTCATCGAACAGGACGGCGAACGGATCGAAGCCGCCCGCGAATCCGGGCGGAAACTCGTCAACCTCGGCATGCCGGCCATACGCCCCCGCACGGACGAATCCGCGGGCGCGCAACCACTCGGTGGCGCGCTGGGCGCGGCACAGTCCGGTTCCAACGGGGCGGGTGCTTCAGGTGGCGGTCTGCCGTCGACACCGCCGATGGGCATCGACCTGCTGGCGCCCGGCGCCCTCTCTCCGAGCGACCCGGAGGACATCGCCAAACTCGACACGACTCCGCCGGACACCGAGGACTTCCGCTGGCTGATGTCCTCGGACGTGTGCAAGCACTGCACCCACGCCGGCTGTCTCGACGTCTGCCCCACGGGAGCCCTGTTCCGCACGGAGTTCGACACCGTCGTCGTCCAAAACGACGTCTGCAACGGCTGCGGCACCTGCGTGGCCGGCTGTCCCTTCGGCGTCATCGAACGCCGCGACGACGGCACGATCAACACGCCCACCGACCGTGACCGCAGCGCCGCGGACATGGATGTGCCGGACAAGAACACGGCCAACAAATGCACCCTGTGCTATGACCGCCTCGTCGACGGACAGGAACCGGCATGCGCGCAGACCTGCCCCACCGAGTCCATCAAGTTCGGCGACCACGATGACATGGTCGACAAGGCCCACGCCCGCGTGGCCCAGCTTCACTCGCAGGGCCTGACCGAGGCCCGCCTGTACGGAGCCAACCCGAACGATGGGGTCGGGGGAACCGGATCCGTCTTCCTCATCCTCGACGAACCTGAGGTCTACGGCCTGCCACCGGACCCGCGGGTGGCCACGAAGGACCTGCCGCAGATGTATGCCAAAGCCGGTATGGCCGCGCTCGGCATGGTCGCCGCCGCCGGACTCGCGTTCCTGGGGAGCAGGCGTTGA